Proteins co-encoded in one Brassica oleracea var. oleracea cultivar TO1000 chromosome C4, BOL, whole genome shotgun sequence genomic window:
- the LOC106342893 gene encoding probable glycosyltransferase At5g03795: protein MRILSRLERFDIRRLLSGMIVTVGLIVLLVLCFGIPCRNAFCSSPVKVSGIVANPSEVVKTKMNHSSEYEEGTRNNDSSRENVVAISNVKVELNASLIPSPNVSLGKPEMAVDSSVLVRSNDDSRESNVLPIMRRHKQVAATVSISQMNSLLIQSLPSSHSPKPRWSSARDSEMLSAKSEIENASVVHESLGLDASIYRNISKFLRSYDLMERKLRVYVYKEGKKPIFHRPMPRGIYASEGWFMKLMESNKKFLVKDPRKAHLFYIPVSIKALRTSLGQDFQTPKSLADHLKEYVDLIAAKYKFWNRTAGADHFLVACHDWGNKLTKKHMSNSVRALCNSNVAQGFRIGIDTALPVTYIRSAESPIEYRGGKTPSERKILAFFAGSMHGYLRPILVQLWENKSPDMKILGPMPRDPQGKKQYREYMKSSRYCICARGYEVHTPRVVEAIVNECVPVIIADNYVPPFFEVLNWEEFAVFVEEKDIQNLRNILVSIPEERYIDMQARVKTVQQHFLWHKKPVKFDLFHMILHSVWHSRINRIKTKSRH from the exons ATGAGAATACTCAGTCGATTGGAGAGATTTGACATCCGCAGATTGCTGTCGGGCATGATCGTTACCGTTGGTTTAATTGTTCTACTTGTTCTGTGTTTCGGTATCCCCTGTCGCAATGCTTTTTGCTCGTCTCCGGTTAAGGTTTCAGGAATTGTAGCTAATCCCAGCGAAGTGGTTAAAACAAAGATGAATCACTCTAGTGAGTATGAAGAGGGGACAAGAAACAATGATTCCTCTAGAGAAAATGTTGTTGCAATCAGCAATGTAAAAGTAGAGCTTAATGCATCTCTTATCCCTTCACCAAATGTATCACTGGGGAAGCCTGAAATGGCGGTTGATAGTTCGGTTTTGGTTAGGAGTAATGATGATAGTAGAGAAAGTAATGTTTTGCCTATTATGAGAAGACATAAGCAAGTGGCTGCTACAGTCTCGATATCTCAGATGAACTCATTGCTGATCCAAAGTCTCCCTTCTTCTCATTCCCCT AAGCCTCGTTGGTCATCTGCTCGAGACTCTGAAATGCTCTCTGCCAAATCCGAGATTGAGAATGCTTCTGTTGTTCATGAGTCTCTTGGACTCGATGCTTCCATTTATCGAAATATCTCCAAGTTCCTAAG GAGTTACGACTTGATGGAGAGGAAACTTAGAGTTTATGTGTATAAGGAAGGAAAGAAACCTATATTCCATAGGCCAATGCCTCGAGGAATTTACGCTTCAGAAGGTTGGTTCATGAAACTCATGGAAAGCAACAAGAAGTTTCTCGTAAAAGACCCGAGGAAGGCTCATTTGTTCTACATACCTGTCAGCATTAAAGCTCTCAGGACCTCTCTGGGACAGGACTTTCAGACACCAAAGAGTCTTGCAGACCATCTGAAGGAATATGTGGATTTGATAGCAGCAAAGTACAAGTTCTGGAACCGAACTGCTGGAGCCGATCACTTTCTTGTTGCTTGCCATGATTGG GGCAACAAACTTACAAAGAAGCACATGAGTAACAGTGTCCGAGCACTTTGCAACTCAAATGTTGCACAAGGCTTCAGAATCGGGATCGACACAGCTCTACCGGTCACGTATATACGCTCTGCCGAGTCGCCTATTGAGTACCGAGGAGGCAAAACTCCATCAGAGAGGAAGATTCTTGCATTCTTTGCTGGAAGCATGCATGGATATCTCCGACCGATCCTCGTGCAGCTCTGGGAGAACAAATCACCCGACATGAAGATCCTCGGCCCAATGCCTCGTGACCCTCAAGGCAAGAAACAGTACCGTGAATACATGAAGAGCAGCAGGTACTGTATATGTGCAAGGGGTTATGAAGTGCATACTCCAAGGGTTGTGGAAGCTATAGTCAACGAATGTGTTCCGGTTATCATTGCTGACAACTACGTGCCTCCCTTTTTCGAGGTTCTGAATTGGGAGGAATTCGCGGTGTTTGTAGAGGAGAAAGACATACAGAATTTGAGGAACATTCTGGTGTCTATACCTGAAGAGAGATATATTGACATGCAAGCTAGGGTAAAGACGGTTCAGCAACATTTCCTGTGGCACAAGAAACCTGTCAAGTTTGATCTCTTTCATATGATTTTGCATTCTGTTTGGCACAGCCGAATTAACAGAATTAAAACCAAGTCAAGGCATTGA
- the LOC106338749 gene encoding mediator-associated protein 1-like — translation MTNNLKHPYEDPPSSPSSSAGEREIEFVSSQEDEDEEGRQHTIFSSDEDEPEDPPPRSSGEAQLSGRKRLSEGISSSNVSSKRAKKGEKMGTKNRRFSEKDEIVLLQGIVDYKGKNPLEDKRSLYESMKGSFSFDVTLDQFREKIRHMNNKYTAKERSGEQQASILNPHQQKCFQLSKAIWGADGIAFQSANGKLKKSEGRVSKKRDLVSSLMGKKAQEGSKRGDTKNAPLVEKESDWDESSFFLGMDFLKEKWTKVPAETKKETQEKMKKLHANELECQKFEKMLKTMKDKCAHDKVELLNEVTSLIMAAD, via the coding sequence ATGACAAATAATCTCAAGCACCCATACGAAGATCCACCATCGTCCCCATCTTCAAGCGCCGGCGAGAGAGAAATAGAGTTCGTGTCGTCTCAAGAAGATGAAGATGAAGAAGGGCGCCAGCACACCATCTTCTCTTCTGATGAGGACGAACCAGAAGATCCTCCACCGAGGAGTTCCGGCGAGGCTCAGCTGTCAGGGAGGAAGCGGCTGAGTGAAGGGATCTCAAGTAGCAACGTGAGTTCGAAACGAGCCAAGAAAGGTGAGAAGATGGGAACTAAGAATAGACGGTTTAGTGAGAAAGATGAGATTGTTTTGCTACAAGGCATAGTTGATTACAAAGGGAAGAATCCATTAGAAGATAAGCGTTCACTCTACGAATCAATGAAGGGTTCTTTTAGCTTTGATGTTACCTTGGATCAGTTCAGGGAAAAGATTCGTCATATGAACAACAAATATACAGCTAAAGAGAGGAGCGGTGAACAGCAGGCTTCTATTTTGAATCCTCATCAGCAAAAGTGTTTTCAGTTATCAAAGGCTATTTGGGGAGCTGATGGGATAGCTTTTCAATCTGCTAACGGTAAGTTAAAGAAGAGTGAGGGGAGAGTGTCAAAGAAGCGTGACTTGGTCTCTTCACTTATGGGTAAGAAGGCCCAAGAAGGTAGTAAAAGAGGAGATACTAAGAATGCACCACTTGTAGAGAAAGAATCTGATTGGGATGAAAGTTCTTTCTTTCTTGGTATGGATTTTTTGAAAGAAAAATGGACCAAGGTTCCAGCTGAGACTAAGAAGGAAACACAAGAGAAGATGAAGAAGTTGCATGCGAATGAACTTGAATGTCAAAAGTTTGAAAAGATGTTGAAGACTATGAAAGATAAATGTGCACATGACAAGGTAGAGCTCTTGAATGAGGTTACCTCTTTGATCATGGCAGCAGATTAG
- the LOC106338750 gene encoding mediator-associated protein 1-like, producing MANILKHPLEDPPSLSSSAAGELLFISSQEEDEEDQHTIFSSDEGEPEDPPPRSSGEAQLLGRRISTNVRSKRARKMYTQGEKMGTDHRRLFSEKDEIVLLQGVIDSKGENPLEDSRSLYESMKGSFSFDITLRQFREKFRTMRRKYTTKEMRGEQASASNPHQQKCFQLSKAIWGVEGIAFESANGKLKKSEGRLSKKRDLVSSLKGKKAQEASKRGDMKKSPLVEKESDWDESSFFLGMDFLKEKWTKVRTETKKETQEKMKKLHANELECKKIEETLKAVKDQCEHDKVELLNEVTSLIMSVE from the coding sequence ATGGCAAATATTCTCAAGCACCCATTGGAAGATCCACCATCCCTATCTTCAAGCGCCGCCGGCGAGTTGTTGTTCATTTCGTCTCAAGAAGAAGATGAAGAAGACCAGCATACCATCTTTTCTTCTGATGAGGGCGAACCCGAAGATCCTCCACCGAGGAGTTCCGGCGAGGCTCAGCTGTTAGGTAGGAGGATCTCAACCAACGTGAGATCGAAGCGAGCCAGGAAAATGTATACACAAGGTGAGAAAATGGGAACAGATCATAGAAGACTGTTTAGTGAGAAAGATGAGATTGTTTTGTTACAAGGTGTAATTGATTCCAAAGGGGAGAATCCATTAGAAGACAGTCGCTCACTCTACGAATCCATGAAGGGTTCTTTTAGCTTCGATATTACGTTGAGACAGTTTAGAGAGAAGTTTCGGACTATGAGGAGGAAATATACAACTAAAGAAATGAGGGGTGAACAAGCTTCTGCTTCGAATCCTCATCAACAGAAGTGCTTTCAGTTGTCAAAGGCTATTTGGGGAGTTGAAGGGATAGCTTTTGAATCTGCTAACGGTAAGTTAAAGAAGAGTGAGGGGAGATTGTCAAAGAAGCGTGACTTGGTCTCTTCACTTAAGGGTAAGAAGGCTCAAGAAGCTAGTAAAAGAGGAGATATGAAGAAGTCACCACTTGTTGAGAAAGAATCTGATTGGGATGAAAGTTCTTTCTTTCTTGGTATGGACTTTTTGAAAGAAAAATGGACTAAGGTGCGGACTGAGACTAAGAAAGAAACCCAAGAGAAGATGAAGAAGTTGCATGCTAACGAACTTGAATGTAAGAAAATTGAAGAGACGTTGAAGGCTGTGAAAGATCAATGTGAACATGACAAGGTGGAGCTATTGAATGAGGTTACCTCTTTGATCATGTCAGTAGAATAG
- the LOC106338751 gene encoding mediator-associated protein 1-like — translation MANNLKHPLEDPPSSPCSSAGEKEIESEEEDQNLHTIISSEEDEPEDPPPRSGSKKDVCGSSDQENLYARWELLTPCFTRLFSDKDEIVLLQGIIIDSEVKNPLDYKRSFYQSMKGSFSFDVTLDQFKEKIRSLKKKYTRNEMRGGEASLLNSHEQKCFQLSKAIWGADGVAFESAISYNNSQSKESERGLTKKRDLVTPRKGKNAQEASKRGDTKKAPLVEKESDWGESSFFLGMDFLKEKWTKVPPSGTKKETQE, via the exons ATGGCAAATAACCTCAAGCACCCATTGGAAGATCCACCATCGTCCCCATGTTCAAGCGCCGGCGAGAAAGAAATAGAGTCTGAAGAAGAAGACCAGAATCTGCATACCATCATTTCTTCAGAAGAAGACGAACCCGAAGATCCTCCACCGAGATCTGGTTCCAAGAAGGATGTTTGTGGTTCCAGCGA CCAAGAAAACTTATACGCAAGATGGGAACTACTAACACCATGTTTTACGAGACTCTTTAGTGATAAAGATGAGATTGTTTTGCTACAAGGTATAATAATTGATTCCGAAGTGAAGAATCCATTAGACTATAAGCGCAGTTTCTACCAATCCATGAAGGGTTCTTTTAGCTTTGATGTTACCTTGGATCAGTTCAAGGAAAAGATTAGGAGTCTAAAGAAGAAATATACAAGAAATGAGATGAGGGGTGGAGAAGCTTCTCTTTTGAATTCTCATGAACAAAAGTGTTTTCAGTTGTCAAAGGCTATTTGGGGAGCTGATGGGGTAGCTTTTGAATCTGCCATCAGTTATAACAACAGCCAATCAAAGGAGAGTGAGAGGGGATTGACAAAGAAGCGTGACTTGGTCACTCCACGTAAGGGTAAGAATGCTCAAGAAGCTAGTAAAAGAGGAGATACGAAGAAGGCACCACTTGTTGAGAAAGAATCTGATTGGGGTGAAAGTTCTTTCTTTCTTGGTATGGATTTTCTGAAAGAGAAATGGACCAAGGTGCCGCCATCTGGGACTAAGAAGGAAACACAAGAGTAG